Genomic window (Saccharothrix australiensis):
CGGCCACGGTGTCGGACCACCTGCGGCCCGGCACGCTCGTCGTGCTGGAGTCCACCAGCTTCCCCGGCACCACCGACGAGGTGCTGCGGCCCATCCTGGAGCGGCACGGCCTCGTCGCGGGCGAGGACTTCCCGCTGGCCTACTCGCCCGAGCGGATCGACCCCGGCAACCGGCGGTACGGCATCCGCAACACCCCGAAGGTCGTCAGCGGGCACACCCCGCTGTGCGCCAAGCACTGCGCCGCGTTCTACGGCCGGTTCGTGGAGACCGTCGTGGTGGCCAAGGGCACCCGCGAGGCGGAGATGGCCAAGCTGCTGGAGAACACCTACCGGTACGTGAACATCGCGCTGATCAACGAGATCGCCATGTTCTGCGAGCGGCTCGGCCTGGACGTGTGGGACGTCCTGCACTGCGCCGCGACCAAGCCGTTCGGGTTCGCGCCGTTCACGCCGGGCCCCGGCGTCGGCGGCCACTGCATCCCCGTCGACCCCCGCTACCTGCTCGACAAGGCACACCGCACGGGCGCGCGGCTCGGCGTCGTGGAGGCGGCGCGCGAGGTCGACCGCGCGATGCCCGGCTACCTGGTGGACCGCGTGGCGCGGCTGCTGGCGGAGGGCGGCACGCCCGTGGCGGGCGCGCGGGTGCTGCTGCTGGGCGTCACGTACAAGGCCGACGTGCCCGACACGCGGGAGTCGGCCGCGCTCCGGATCGCCGCCGGCCTCACCGCGCTCGGCGCCCGGATCGCCTACCACGACCCGGTGGCGGGCGCGGTGGCCCGGCTCGGCCCGCCCGTGGCGGACCTGGACTCCGCCGTGCGCGACTCGGACGCCGTCGTCCTGCTCGTCCCGCACAGCGCGTACGACCTCGGCCACCTGGGGCGGAACGCGCGGCTGCTCCTGGACGTGACGGGACGCGTCCCCGGCGGTGAGGTCCAACGCCTGTAGGCCGCACCGGCGGACCCGAGACGTGGGCCCGCCGCGTGCGTCCGAGGAGTGCGTCCGAGGAGTGCGGGCCGGGCGTGCGGGGCGTCGGCGGCCTCGTCGAGTGGCCAGGTCCGGAGGCGGGGCACCGGCCCCCGGTCTTCGGGCGGCACCGACCTCGGGTGTTCCCAGGGCACCGGGCAGGGCGGGCGACATCGAGCCGGGGTCGGCGCGGGGCAGGATCAGCCGGGAGATCGGCGCAGGGGATCGGCGCGCAGGGGATCGGGCGGGGGATCGGGCAGGGAACCGGCGTGGCGGGTCAGTGTGGTGGATGGGCGCGGGGATCAGCGCAGCAGCCGGACCATCGCCCGGCCGGCCGCCACGAACGTCTCCGCCGCGTCGTCGGCGAGCCCGCCCGGCTCGTGCGGGCGCAGCGAGATGTGCGGTTCGAGTGACCACGCGCCCCGATAGCCGTTGGCGCGCAACAGCTCCACGCACTCCGCGACCCGAGCGGCCCCTTGGCCGGGCGGCACGTACCGGTCGCCCACCGCGTCCTTGACGTGCACGTGGGCCACGTGCGGCGCGATCTCCGCCAACACCGCCAACCCGTCGTACCCGTGCGGCACGCCGTTGCCGGTGTCGAACAGCAGCCGCAGCGCCGGGCTGTCCACCTCGCGCAGCAGCTCCAGCATCCGGTCGGCGCTCGCGCCCGCCCAGCCCGCGCAGTTCTCGTGCAGCAGCACGACACCGGCGGCGCGGGCGCGTTCGGCCAGCGCCGCCACCCGGCACAGCACGCGGTCCCGCCACGCCGGCTCGGACAGGCCGTCGTTCGGGTAGGACATGATCCGGACGTAGGGCGCGCCGAGTTCGCCGCAGCGCCGCAGCAGCACGTCCAGCTCGTCGAGGTCGTCGGCGAACGGCGTGGTCACCGGGCGCGCCCAGCCGCCGATCCGGGACGCCAGGCAGACCACCCGCACGCCGTGGTCGGCCAGGGCCTTGGCGACCTCGGTGAACTCGCGGCGGCCCAGCTCGGCGACCGGCCTGCGGTCCAGCGTGCGCAGCTCGACGTGCGACCAGCCGAGTTCGGCGAGGACGGCGAGCTGGCCGGCGAGGTCGGGCGCGGCCTCGTCGGTGATGCCCGCGCAGATCGGCTCGGCGGGCGGCAGTGCGCCGAGCGACCCCGGCTCGGCAGGCGACCCCGATCCGGCAGGCGACCCCGATCCGGCAGGCGACCCCGATCCGGCAGGCGACCCCGATCCGGCAGGCGACCCCGATCCGGCAGGGGACAGCGATCCGGCGTACGTCGGCTCGGCGGGCGGTCCCTGCTCGGCGTGCGGCACCCGCCCGGCAGGCGGCTTCGGCCCGGTGGGCATCGGTTCAGCGGACATCGGCTCGGTGGGCATCGGCTCGGTGGGCATCGGCTCAGTAGGCATGGACGCCCACCGGGATGCGTGCGCGGCCGTCGGGCACGACCGGTTCGGCGCAGATGTTCTTGGCCACCGACAGCAGCTGCACCACGTCGGTGGCGAACGCGAACCCGCGCGCGTGCTGGTCGACCGTGCCCCGGAACAGCTGGTAGGCGCGGATCATCCACTCGGTCAGCGAGTCGTCGCGCAGCACCTCGTGCTCGCGGCGGCCGGTGCGCGTGATGGTGAGCTGGGAGTGGTCGTCGTCGGCGCTGACGGCGTAGTGGCCGACGACCGTGCCGTGCTCGAACCGGATGGTGATGCGGCGTTCCCGCACCGGCGACATCAGGTCCGAGTCGATCTCCGTGCGCACCCCGCTGTTGTGCCGCAGCCCGATCCGCGCGCCGCCCATCCTGGGCACCACCACGTCGCCCACGACCAGGTCGAACCCCGCCGCGTGGGTGACCCGCGCGTTGCCCGCCAGCCGCAGCGCGAGCCCGACGCCGTGCGGCAGCTCGACGTCGAACGCCGTCGGGTGGCCCGGCCGGGCCAGGGAGCGCCGGAAGCGGGGCTTGTTCTGCACGATCGAGATCGTCTTCGGCTCGCCGAGCGCCCCGCCGCGCACGAGGTCGGCCAGGCGGGCGGTCAGCGTGCTGGTCAGCCACGGCTCGACCACCGCGATCCGCAGGCTGTGCTTGCGGCGCAACCGGATGATCCGCGCCAGGTCGTCCGTGTCGGCGGCCAGCGGCTTCTCCACGACCAGGTCGCGGAAGCCGTGCTCGGCGAGTTCGCCGATCACCTCCGGCCGCACGGTGGGCGGTGTGCACACGTGCGCGACGGTGTCCCCAGGGTCGAGCAGCGTGGCGGCGGCGGCGATGCTGGTGGCTGTCACGAGGCCGGGGCGGTCCCCGAGCACCCGGCGCAGGTCGCACGCGACGACCGGGTGCTCGCCGAACAGCTGCCGGGCTCCTGCGCGGGCCCTGGCGAGCACGGGGAGGTGCAGTTCCGCACCGGCCCGGCCGAGTCCCACGACGAGTGTGCGCACCATTGAGTCCTTGTGGTTCGTAAGGCAGGCGAATAAAAGCGGATGAATTGGATCCGTACGGACGTTCTCCGATAAGGCCGGTGCTGTCAACCGGAGCCTGCGGAATTGACCAGGAAGAGTGAACTCTCGTGCGTGCGGGGGTCCGCCGGACCGCCTGCCATACGCTTCCGACCCGTGCCGAGACAGCGGAGGTGAGCACGCTGCCCGTCCCATTCTCCACGCGATCGGCCGCTTTTTCCCGGAGGCGGTCGATAACGCGGCAGCGCATTGTCGGGGTCGCCCGCAATGGGTGGTATTCGCGGGGTCGCGGCGCGGTGGGGCCGGAGGGCGCGCCGCCGGCGCACGCCGGCGCGCTCCGCGTGCCCGGTGCGCACGTCGGGGAAGGGCCGGCGCGGTCCCCGCGTCGTCTCCTGCCGTGCGCCGGGGACGGCGGGCGGGTGCGCCACGCGGCCGGCGGTCCGTGGCGCGTGGACGACGCGCGGCTCACCCCGGACGGCGAACGGCCGGCCGGGGTGCGCCGCCGTGGCCGGTCCCGGACGGGGTTCGGCGACGACCCGCGACGACCCGCTGACCGCGCCACCACCACCACACCTGTGGTGGTGGGCCGGTGAGCACGGAGGTGGACGTGGTGGTCGTCGGGGCCGGTGTCGCGGGCCTCACCGCCGCCTACGAGCTGCGCAAGGCGGGCCGCCAGGTCGTGGTGCTGGAGGCGGCGGACCGGGTCGGCGGCCGGACCGCGACGCTGCGCCGCGACGGGTTCGTGATCGACACGGGCGCGGAGCGGGTGTCCGAGCGCGGCTACGGCGCCACCTGGGCCCTGCTGTCCGACCTGGGCATCGACCGGTGGGAGCTGCCCCGGATCGGGCGGCGGGTCGGGGTGTGGCGCGCCGGCCGGGTCCGGCCCGGCCTCACCCACCCCGGCGGGCTGCTGACCGGCGCGGGGCTGTCCGCGCGGGCCCGGCTGGACCTCCTCGGCGTGCTGCGCGGCGGGCACGACTTCGACCGCCCCGAGGCGGTCGGCACCGAGACCGTCGCCGGGTTCGCTACGCGGCACCACCCCGACCTGCTGGACTACCTGTGCCGGCCGGTGGCGGCGGGCCTCTGCGGCTGGGACGCGGCGAGGTCGGCTGCCGGGCCGTTCTTCGGGCTGCTGGCGGCGATCGGGCCGTCGTCGGTGTGGCGGACCCACCGCGACGGGATGGACGTCCTGGCGCGGGCCCTGGCCGACCGGCTGGACGTGCGCCTGTCGTTCCCGGTGGACGAGGTGATCGCCGGGACCCGGTCGGCGCGGGTGTTCTCCGGCCAGGAGGAGGTGCGGGCGCGCTCGGTCGTGCTCGCCGTGCCCGCGCCGGTTGTGCGTACAGTGTACGCTAACCCGCCCGGCAACGAGATCCCGTTCCTGGAGGCGTCGACCTACGTGCCGATGGTCGCGGCGCACCTGATGCTGCACCGGCGGCCGGAGTCGCGCGTGTACCTGGTGGTGGTGCCCGAGGCGGCGAGCCGGACGCTGGCCGCGATCCGGTACGACCACCTCAAGCACCCGAACCGCGCGCCCGCCGGACGCGGCCTGGTCACGCTGGTCGCGCACCCGTCGGTCGCCGGTCGCCTGCTGGGCGCGTCGGACGGCGAGGTCGCCGACGTGCTGCTGACCGCGGCGGAGGAGTTCGCGCCCGGCCTGCGGGCGGCCACCCGTGCCGCGGTGGTGCACCGGTTCCGCGACGGGATGCCCGAGGCGACACCGCGGGCGGTGGCGCTGCGCGCGGCGTTCGCGGCGCGGGCGGGCGGTGTCGTGGACTACGCGGGTGACTGGGTGGGCGTCATGCCGTGCAGCGAGGCGGCGGTGCGGTCGGGTCGACGGGTGGCGGAGCGGTTGCTCGCCGTGCCGAGGAAGGAGCCCGTGTGAAGCCGTGCGCGGGGAGTCCATCGCCGGGGGATGACGTGGCGCGTCCCGGCCGGTGTCCACGGGGGACGGTCGTGCTCTGGCGGGCCGGACGGTTTCGCCGCCTGTTGGCCGCGGATGGCCACGTCGCGCCCGCGCGGCTCGCGCACCGGCTGCGGGACCGGCTGGTGGCCGGCCTGACGGGTGCCGGGGTGTGCGCGGTGCGGGTGGTGGCCGGCCCGCGTGGGGTGCCGGTGCCGGTGGTGGTGCCGGTGGTGGTGGCAGTCGCGCGTGCGGTGCGGGCGGCGGTGATCGGGTTGTGCGGGGTGCCGGCCGGCTCGCGTGGGGTGCCGAGGGCGGTGGCCGGGGTGCGGGCGGCGCTGGTCGGGGTGTGCCGGGGGTCGGGTGTCGTGACCGCGTCGGGCGGGGCGTCGGAGGTCGTGACCGCGTCGTGCGCGGTCCGGGGTCGGAGGTGTGCATGACCGTCGCCGCGCCGGAAGCCGTCACCTGGGCCGGGCCCGTCGACCTGCCGCTGGGCGGGGAGTCGGACGTGCAGGCGGCGTGCGGGCTCATGCACGTCCACGGCCGCCGCTACGGCCGGCCCACCCGGCTCGGGCTGGACTACGCGTCGATCACCGCGTCGGAGCTGGCCGGCATCGGCGCGGTGGCGGTGGAACTCGCGCGGGCTCGTGGGTTGGCGTTGCGCGCCGCCACCACGTCCGTCGCCCAGGCCGCGCTGCTCACCGTGTCCCAGTACCTCGCGGCGGCCACGGCCGAGCGGTGGCCGGAGCCGTACCTGCCGGGCGGTCCGCCGTTCGTGTCGGCCGACGGGGTGCCGTTCGAGGTGGAGGCGCTGGAGGCCGAGGTGTGGCGGCGGTTCTGGGCCGCGCTGGACGCGCCGGACCGGGCCGTGGCGCGCGGCTGGCGGCCGTTCCAGCACCGGTTCGCCACGGCCACCTGCCCGCTGCCCGTCGAGTTGACGGCCCTCACCGGCCGCACGCCGATCCACGTGCTGGAGAACGCGGCGCGGTCGACCGGGATGAGCCTCGTCCGGGTGGCGTCGCGGGCGGTGGACGACCTGCCCGCGTACCGGGTGACGGCGCTGGGAGACGTGCCGGCGCGACCGGGTGAGGCGTCCGCTCCGCCGCCGGGTGAGGAGTCCGGTCGGTCGTCGGGTGAGGAGTGCTGCCGGTCGTCGGGCGAAACGCCCGGCCGGTCGTCGGGTGAGGAGCCCGGTCGGTCGTCGGGTGAGGGGTGCGGTCCGTCGTCGGGCGAGGCGCTCCCGTCGTCGGCGTGCGGGTGGTCGGCGCGCGGTGCGTCGGGGTGGTCGGCGGCCGACGCGCCCGCGGTCCCGCCGGGCGGCGCGCTCCCGCTGTCCGGGCTGGTGGTGCTGGAGTCGTGCCGCCGGGTGCAGGGGCCGCTGGCCGGGCACCTGCTCGGGCTGCTCGGCGCGTCGGTGGTGCGGATCGAGCCGCCGGGCGGCGACCCGGCGCGGTGGGTGCCGCCCGTGGTGGGCGACGGCTCCGCCCGGTTCCTCGCGCTGAACCGGGGCAAACGGGTCGAGGAGGTCGACCTGGGCACGGTCGCGGGTCGGCGCGAGGCGCTGGAGCTGGCCTCGGCGGCGGACGTCTTCCTGCACGACTGGGCACCCGGCAAGGCCGCCGCGTGGGCGTTGCGGGCGGGTGACGTCGCGCGGGCGCGGCCCGGTGTCGTCTACGCGCACGCGTCCGGCTGGGGCGACGCGCTGGGGCCGGAACCGCCGCTCGGCACCGACTTCGTGGTGCAGGCGCACGCCGGGGTGCCGCCGTCGCTGATGACCATCGTCGAGGTCTTCGGGGGAGTGGTCGCGGTGCGCGGGATCGTGGACGCGCTGCTGCGGCGGGCGCGCACGGGGCGCGGTCAGGCGGTGGACTCGTCGCTGCTGGCGGCGGCGTCCCGGCTCAACGCACGGTCGCGGGGCCGGTGCGCCGCGCCGCTGAGGGCGCCGGTGTGCACGGACCTGGCGGAACTGGCCCGCGATCCCCGGTTCGCCCGCGCGCTGGTGCGCGACGGGTGCGTGTTCCCGGCGTCGCCGTGGGAGTTCGCGCGATGACCGGGGACCGTCCACTCCGCTCCGGACCGCACGCGCGTTCGTCGTGCCGGACCGCGCCCGCGTTCGTGGTCGCGGGTCGCGCCCGCGTGCGTGATCCCGGACTGAACCCGCCACCCGCCGACCGGCGGGGCGCGGCACCGCAGAGGTTCCCGAGGCACCCGCCGGTGCCGCCGGAGTTCCGCGCGGGCACACCGGCCCGGTCTGCCCGCGCACGTCGACCCGACTCGCCGTCGAACGGCACGGAGGTTCCTGATGAGGCTCGATCCCCTGGCGGGGCCCGGATACCACGCGCTGCTCGCGCTGTCGAAGGCGGTGGACGCGGACGCGCGCTTCCCGGTCGGACTGCTGGAACTGCTGCGCCTGCGGTGTTCCCGCATCAACGGGTGCACCTACTGCATCCGCCTCCACAGCGGACAGGCGCTGGAGGCGGGCGAGGGGCCCGAGCGGGTGGAGGCCGTCGACGCGTGGCGCACCCACCCGGCGTTCTCCGAGGTGGAGCGCAGCGCCTTCGCGCTGGCCGAGGCGGTGACGCTGGTCCACGACGGACACGTGCCCGACGACGTGCTGCACAAGGCGATCCGCGACTTCGGCCCGGCCGGCGCGCAGCAGCTGATCTGGGTGGCGCTGGTGATCAACTCGTTCAACCGGCTGGCGATCGGGATGCGGCTGGCTTGACCTCGGCCGTGCCGGGCGGGTCCCGACGCCGCGAGGCACCCGCCCTGCCGGCGGCACGTCGTGATCGGACCTGCGGCGTCGTGCGGGGATGCGCGGCCCGCGGGCGTCCGACATGCGTGGGGGCATGCACGGCGTGCGGGACCGCGGGCGCGGTGTGGTGGCGGGGACGCGGTCGGGGGTGGGTCAGCGGCCGGTGAGGCCCACGACCGGGGCCGGTGTGCCGCCGTGCGCGGCGCGGGTGAGCACGATCGCGCCGGGCGCGGGCGTCAGCAGCAGCGCCGACCGCGAGCCCGAGCCGTCCAGCCGGACCGGGACCGCGGTCGGCGGCGCGCCGTCCAACCCCTGGACCAGCACGGTCACCTCGCGGCCCGTGTCGCCGCAGACCCTCAGGTAGGTGGTCGACGTGGTGGCGTCGGCCGCGCGGTGCGGGCACGCCGCGACGTCCAGCGCCGTGGTCCCGCCGGTCGCGACGTCGAACGCGTGGATCGCCCGCACCGCCGAGCTGTCCTGCTCCTCCAGCAGCACGCGGGCGCCGACCTCCGCCCGCACCACCCACGCCGGGTCGGGCCGGGCGAGCGGCGTGCCGTCCTCGGCGTCGAACAGCCCGTCGGTCACCGCGCCCGGCCGGGCGCGACCGGTGGCGAACCGCGCCCACACCACCGAGCCGTCCGCCGTGCCGCGCAGGTGGAGGTCCTGCCGCTCGCCGTCCGGCGGGCGCAGGTCGACCTGGTGGCCCCACCGCTCCCGACCGGTCGACTCGTCCAACGCGGACAGCCGCAGCACGTCGTCGCACTCGACGGCCGCGAACACGGTGGTCCTCCCGCGCACGGTCGGCGTGTACGGCGCACCGCACCCCTCGGGCGGCGACCACCGCCACCGCTCTTCCCCGGTCAGCAGGTCGTGGCCGACGACCGACTCGCCGTCCCGCAACGCGAGCGTCCGGGTGCCCGGCACGATCCCGTCGGTCTCGGCCTGCACCGAGGGGACCACCTCCTCGAACCGCACCGCGCCGGTGTCGGCGTCCAGCGCGACCAGCAGCTGCGCGGTGGTGTCCAGCAGCGACCGGAACGTCACCACGACCGTCGCGCGGTCCATCGAGGCCACCAACGTGCCGATCCGCGCGCCGCGACGGGTGTGCCGCCACTGCTCCCGCCCGTCCGCGCCGTCCAGCGCCACCACCGACCCGTCCGCCGTGGCCACCACGACCCCGTGCCCGGCGGCGACGAGCCCCGCCACGTCGGCGTCGGGCTGCCACGACCACTGCCCACCGGTGGGCCGTTCGACCACGGCCGGCGCGTCGAACGCCCGCGCGTCCCGGACCAGGGAGTCCACGACCACGGCGCGGGTCGCGAGCGGTGCGACGACGGCCGCCGCCACCGCCAGGACGGCCGCGAGCACGCCGACCGGCCGCGCCCGCCACCCGAGCCGACCCCCGACGCGCCCCGCCCACGCGGCGACCGCGACCGCCGCCGCGCCCACCGCGAGCACCGGCAGCCGGGGCCCGGTGAGCCCCGTGCCGAGGTCGACCACGAGCACCCGGAGCACGACGCCCAGG
Coding sequences:
- a CDS encoding protoporphyrinogen/coproporphyrinogen oxidase codes for the protein MSTEVDVVVVGAGVAGLTAAYELRKAGRQVVVLEAADRVGGRTATLRRDGFVIDTGAERVSERGYGATWALLSDLGIDRWELPRIGRRVGVWRAGRVRPGLTHPGGLLTGAGLSARARLDLLGVLRGGHDFDRPEAVGTETVAGFATRHHPDLLDYLCRPVAAGLCGWDAARSAAGPFFGLLAAIGPSSVWRTHRDGMDVLARALADRLDVRLSFPVDEVIAGTRSARVFSGQEEVRARSVVLAVPAPVVRTVYANPPGNEIPFLEASTYVPMVAAHLMLHRRPESRVYLVVVPEAASRTLAAIRYDHLKHPNRAPAGRGLVTLVAHPSVAGRLLGASDGEVADVLLTAAEEFAPGLRAATRAAVVHRFRDGMPEATPRAVALRAAFAARAGGVVDYAGDWVGVMPCSEAAVRSGRRVAERLLAVPRKEPV
- a CDS encoding sugar phosphate isomerase/epimerase family protein translates to MPTEPMPTEPMPTEPMSAEPMPTGPKPPAGRVPHAEQGPPAEPTYAGSLSPAGSGSPAGSGSPAGSGSPAGSGSPAGSGSPAEPGSLGALPPAEPICAGITDEAAPDLAGQLAVLAELGWSHVELRTLDRRPVAELGRREFTEVAKALADHGVRVVCLASRIGGWARPVTTPFADDLDELDVLLRRCGELGAPYVRIMSYPNDGLSEPAWRDRVLCRVAALAERARAAGVVLLHENCAGWAGASADRMLELLREVDSPALRLLFDTGNGVPHGYDGLAVLAEIAPHVAHVHVKDAVGDRYVPPGQGAARVAECVELLRANGYRGAWSLEPHISLRPHEPGGLADDAAETFVAAGRAMVRLLR
- a CDS encoding nucleotide sugar dehydrogenase; this encodes MSVDLVVVGVGYVGLPLAAAASAAGLSVIGYDTSPAVRDALEAGRPHIPDVTPAQLKSMRANGFTTTTDPSAIASADTVVICVPTGLDPEGRPDLSAVRAAAATVSDHLRPGTLVVLESTSFPGTTDEVLRPILERHGLVAGEDFPLAYSPERIDPGNRRYGIRNTPKVVSGHTPLCAKHCAAFYGRFVETVVVAKGTREAEMAKLLENTYRYVNIALINEIAMFCERLGLDVWDVLHCAATKPFGFAPFTPGPGVGGHCIPVDPRYLLDKAHRTGARLGVVEAAREVDRAMPGYLVDRVARLLAEGGTPVAGARVLLLGVTYKADVPDTRESAALRIAAGLTALGARIAYHDPVAGAVARLGPPVADLDSAVRDSDAVVLLVPHSAYDLGHLGRNARLLLDVTGRVPGGEVQRL
- a CDS encoding CoA transferase, which gives rise to MTVAAPEAVTWAGPVDLPLGGESDVQAACGLMHVHGRRYGRPTRLGLDYASITASELAGIGAVAVELARARGLALRAATTSVAQAALLTVSQYLAAATAERWPEPYLPGGPPFVSADGVPFEVEALEAEVWRRFWAALDAPDRAVARGWRPFQHRFATATCPLPVELTALTGRTPIHVLENAARSTGMSLVRVASRAVDDLPAYRVTALGDVPARPGEASAPPPGEESGRSSGEECCRSSGETPGRSSGEEPGRSSGEGCGPSSGEALPSSACGWSARGASGWSAADAPAVPPGGALPLSGLVVLESCRRVQGPLAGHLLGLLGASVVRIEPPGGDPARWVPPVVGDGSARFLALNRGKRVEEVDLGTVAGRREALELASAADVFLHDWAPGKAAAWALRAGDVARARPGVVYAHASGWGDALGPEPPLGTDFVVQAHAGVPPSLMTIVEVFGGVVAVRGIVDALLRRARTGRGQAVDSSLLAAASRLNARSRGRCAAPLRAPVCTDLAELARDPRFARALVRDGCVFPASPWEFAR
- a CDS encoding carboxymuconolactone decarboxylase family protein — protein: MRLDPLAGPGYHALLALSKAVDADARFPVGLLELLRLRCSRINGCTYCIRLHSGQALEAGEGPERVEAVDAWRTHPAFSEVERSAFALAEAVTLVHDGHVPDDVLHKAIRDFGPAGAQQLIWVALVINSFNRLAIGMRLA
- a CDS encoding Gfo/Idh/MocA family oxidoreductase, which encodes MVRTLVVGLGRAGAELHLPVLARARAGARQLFGEHPVVACDLRRVLGDRPGLVTATSIAAAATLLDPGDTVAHVCTPPTVRPEVIGELAEHGFRDLVVEKPLAADTDDLARIIRLRRKHSLRIAVVEPWLTSTLTARLADLVRGGALGEPKTISIVQNKPRFRRSLARPGHPTAFDVELPHGVGLALRLAGNARVTHAAGFDLVVGDVVVPRMGGARIGLRHNSGVRTEIDSDLMSPVRERRITIRFEHGTVVGHYAVSADDDHSQLTITRTGRREHEVLRDDSLTEWMIRAYQLFRGTVDQHARGFAFATDVVQLLSVAKNICAEPVVPDGRARIPVGVHAY
- a CDS encoding PQQ-binding-like beta-propeller repeat protein, with translation MLRYLSLVGALCGVVAPFLPGGAGRSYAVDRPVIAAAVGLVAVAALGLADARAVRVTAAVGAAAALGVVLRVLVVDLGTGLTGPRLPVLAVGAAAVAVAAWAGRVGGRLGWRARPVGVLAAVLAVAAAVVAPLATRAVVVDSLVRDARAFDAPAVVERPTGGQWSWQPDADVAGLVAAGHGVVVATADGSVVALDGADGREQWRHTRRGARIGTLVASMDRATVVVTFRSLLDTTAQLLVALDADTGAVRFEEVVPSVQAETDGIVPGTRTLALRDGESVVGHDLLTGEERWRWSPPEGCGAPYTPTVRGRTTVFAAVECDDVLRLSALDESTGRERWGHQVDLRPPDGERQDLHLRGTADGSVVWARFATGRARPGAVTDGLFDAEDGTPLARPDPAWVVRAEVGARVLLEEQDSSAVRAIHAFDVATGGTTALDVAACPHRAADATTSTTYLRVCGDTGREVTVLVQGLDGAPPTAVPVRLDGSGSRSALLLTPAPGAIVLTRAAHGGTPAPVVGLTGR